The Spea bombifrons isolate aSpeBom1 chromosome 7, aSpeBom1.2.pri, whole genome shotgun sequence genomic interval TGTCTATGCAAATACCTTAGCTGTAGTGTAGGGTTCCTCACCTATCATTGTAAACACTGTGTTCCTGATGTACAGTGCATGCAGATGTATACATGAAACAGCAAGTAGGCTGCAAGTGAAGCCCCTTTTGCTATATTGTAAATATTCCCTTGAATTCTAGTAGGAAGTTATacaaaatatgtacaaaatattGCTCTGGGTTCTTGTAAGAAACTACTTCATGAAAACCCttggtttttctttcttttttttaacagctcTCCGTTGATACTTTGCAGTTTCTGCTTTTCCTGTACATTCAGCAGATAAATAAAGTCTCTTTGCGAACTTCATTAATTGGAGAGGAATGGCCCAGCCCGAGACCCCGATCCCCAGCTCCTGATTTTGCTGGTCAGTCAGGTTTCCACAACAAGGTACTATCTTAAGTTTCTGTGAAATTGGGAAATGGCCCATTTAATGACCAAACAAGGTTATTCAAGAATTTTGAGGACATATGCTTTTGttttaacatgaaaaaaaaaaaaaatttcttcatTATTCACAATGTGTCTACTTCGGAGGGGTGTGCATTTGTGTGAGTAGGAAAGTGAgctaacagttttttttgttttgttttttttaacttttaacagAACTGGGATGATTATAGTCACCATACGTTCATGCAAAATCATATATCCAGTCTCCTTGAGTTACTCTTGGAACCTGAGCAACTTACTAAATCATCCCAGTCCAGCCATTGTAGCTTGGTGTCCCTAGAAGCTGTCCGAGCCATAGGCTTCCTTATTGAGGGAACAGTGGATAAGAACAGAACTATCCATCCTTTTCTGGATTTGGCTATCTGGCAACCAATGCAACATAGAAGTGGATACTCACGGACCTCCAATACCTTTTTACTGCAAAAACTGCAAGCATGGATAAAGGAGTGTCTTATAGTGAACCCATTTGGGATGTCGGCATGTATCAAATCTGGAAGAAAGCTGGCATGGGCATATCAAGGTAAGAGCAATTAACATATTTCCCCTGCTGACGGAGATTGTTTGGAGTATACTCGGCAGCCGTATTTTTAAGATCGTAGGTAGCTCACAGGAATATCTCTACTAGAAGTAAAAGTGCTATCCTTGCCTAAaagcatatacatataaatatgtacGCACGCACGCATACATTATATAGACCACTTAAAACAGTTCTTACCTTTAAAAGCTGTCTTCTgtggtttaataaatattatattttttttattagtgtttGTGATtaacttatattttttatagctcTGAAGCCCTTGGGTGATTGTCTTCTTTCTAGATTGGGTGGGATTCTAGAACATTGTATTTACATGTATTAAATACAATCTCTATTAGCGTATTctactataaatataaaattaaatatgaatccATCACTGTTGGGGTCTGGTAGACTTTCAAGAAACTGAATACGTTTTTGTTGTAGAGGAAGTAAAATAAGATGTTGTAAACTATACCATTACAGCAGTGagctaatatttattatatttcagtTGAAGGATCAAATAAAAGGGTAAAAGTCGCCTGCAACACATACAAGGTTCCTCATAGCTATCGTATGGTTATTATGAGTCAAATCTATAAACAAACCTTGGCTAAAAGTTCAGAAACTCTAGTGGATTCTCGTGTTAAAATTCACCGCTGCAATGAATCCTACATATACCTACTTTCTCCACTGAGGTAAGCCTGTTCATTTCATTTCTAAACGTCGTATGCATACAAGCATAAAAAGATGTACTAGTAAAAGCTAATAATGTACACTGCAGGTAGTCTATGAAGATAAGAGTTTACTATTAATGCTGACAATGTCCAAATAACCCAGTAAGAATGTTGTTTCTGAAACAATATTGTCCCTGTGTAGCTTTAGTTGAATGCTATCCGCTCCAAACATCTGCCTATCCAGCAGATTGTTTCTAGGCAATGGAAATATGCCAGTTTTAAAATTTTGAATGAGCAAGCTATGTTTTGGCCTGGGCGTACCTGAGCATAAAAAGGAAGGGTTTAGCTACGACATAGGATAGACACAGTATATAGAGGTGTAAATCTCTTCCAGTTGAGATCTTGAAAGCTTGCCATATACACACTATGACAAGCTTCCAAGATCTCAACTATTAGATTTACACCTCTATACTGTCTCCTCTGTCCTAGCTACCCCCTGGTTTGCCGCTCATATAACTCCTTTTATAAACAATGCTTTCACTGCTGCAGAATACAGGGAATGTGAGGGAATATGATACATCTGAGTAAGTGAACAGAGGCTCACATCAGGTAGACTGAAATAACTTACTGCAAATATATTCAAAATTGCCATCAGATGTATTACGCATAATATAACAGTTTTGATTACTGAGATGTTTGTTAGGTAACACAGCATTCTTAAGACCAAGCAGTgatactttaatattttatactgtGTGTCTTCCATGAATCCTGTACTCGTTTTATAACAGTCACTTGAAAATATCCAACACTTTTGAAGATTCTATAGGCATGTGCAACACTTCATTTTGCATATTGTTTGTTGAATAATCCCTAATGAAATTGGGTAACAAGGCTCAATAGAActctgtttttaacattttgcatcttgtttttaattttcgcagatcagtaacaattgAGAAATGCCATAACAGTACGATCATCTTGGGCCCAGTTCAGTCCTCTCTTCATGTACAAATGTGTGAAAATTTGAAGGTCATTGCCGTTTGTCACCGTCTGTCTCTCTTGTCCACCACCAATTGTACTTTTCATATACTGACTCCCACTAGACCTCTAATCTTCTCTGGCAATCAGGGTGTGATATTTGCTCCATATCATACACATTATCCAATGCTTGAAGATCATATGGGACAGACCGGGTTAGCTACATTGCCTAATTATTGGGACAGGCCTCTTTGCCTTTGTGCGGATAACAGTGACCAAAAAAACTGGAGACTGCTTTCATCACGAGAATTTTATACGTTTGTTGTACCTTTTGAAATGGAAGGTGACACAACTGAAATTCCTGGAGGCCTCCCTCCAGCTTTTCTTAAATCTATTCTGCAAAGAGAACAAAAGGTGCACATGTGGCAGAAAGCTGTTAAAGAAGCTGGATtaacaaggtaagtgaagtcCTTGTTTTAAAGGGGTTCCTTTAAACTAAGTAAGATGTGTGtaatatgtttaaccccttcgagacaaaggctgattttactttttgtacccttcgtgacaatggcctttt includes:
- the TBCCD1 gene encoding TBCC domain-containing protein 1, with protein sequence MEKYRVHLWAKTDPFLVGALPHPPPAKFSMHYLRKMATYVRTRSGEGCYPRLCWSMWRHIACGKLQLVEETAWLYFEVFHNLSERSAPKSLEWAEVASSCTSVEEYEKARSKLSVDTLQFLLFLYIQQINKVSLRTSLIGEEWPSPRPRSPAPDFAGQSGFHNKNWDDYSHHTFMQNHISSLLELLLEPEQLTKSSQSSHCSLVSLEAVRAIGFLIEGTVDKNRTIHPFLDLAIWQPMQHRSGYSRTSNTFLLQKLQAWIKECLIVNPFGMSACIKSGRKLAWAYQVEGSNKRVKVACNTYKVPHSYRMVIMSQIYKQTLAKSSETLVDSRVKIHRCNESYIYLLSPLRSVTIEKCHNSTIILGPVQSSLHVQMCENLKVIAVCHRLSLLSTTNCTFHILTPTRPLIFSGNQGVIFAPYHTHYPMLEDHMGQTGLATLPNYWDRPLCLCADNSDQKNWRLLSSREFYTFVVPFEMEGDTTEIPGGLPPAFLKSILQREQKVHMWQKAVKEAGLTREQRRQFQALVEHEFNEWLKNTENRHQLDSLVQPSDIAKQIAG